A portion of the Hoplias malabaricus isolate fHopMal1 chromosome 1, fHopMal1.hap1, whole genome shotgun sequence genome contains these proteins:
- the mtmr11 gene encoding myotubularin-related protein 11 isoform X1, whose translation MLTGSKTTFKVRQMPDIKERIMNQSGLNARGREMFGLCCLPGECVLQRAILVRKKLSPKEGGGWLSGTLFCTHFRVAFVPQDSPRSDDNADPLLLGDHDVALASIEKVVAVGPSRTKQVTPNSSLKFTPEELVLYCRDLRVLCFLFDRLTPDTQAVEITYTIAKTYQPLKPETILSFQNAALGSIEMKQFLSNRRRDPGMNWFESSADWEQELERTGATGWRASSVNDRFEMSTSLSRFNVVPQKVLDTELKKTFAHFNEGRIPRWCWRHPCGSDLLRMASFQNNIYHEKDDIRNLELILFGGQAQCVVVDLGEEMPSAADVQLAHTRLRALCLGDISSSVSVPDDKWLSTLEGTHWLDYIRCCLRKAAEVACLLRRGHLTVVLQEPEDRDMNCVVSSLVQVMCDPHSRTVGGFQGLVQKEWVMAGHRFLSRINYHRDSDKEEAPIFLLFLDCVWQLWAQFPARFQLTEDYLLALHDSLHLPLFSTFLANCQRERCRRSQHLPQSYTPVNGLRELPRSCAEEPVDPPYPPVWDWSLQYSGHRRALFTQPVCQPRSPAPVLNGNFNTNTNLEPAWQSDGVPGSVFLLSRSSFSCPSNLLPWRSGGSGSYRKSHRRAPSSESLPALERLIKACGQPDPQQDLQDPHQPLVPLLLGPCVRVWRNCYLRGALHAQAFTHPMSSNSRHPVERLASEVEHLRERLAQASTGRPANRKRHEHRRLDSNLNQNANNGTFLFSSSSSSSSSSSSSSSSSSSSSSRTSQQESPGRVSGRPPTASRHRDGGSKHTFLFGHQGEPQGNQRYTPSPSAKLPKNSGPAGAKTH comes from the exons ggGAGTGTGTCCTACAGAGAGCCATCCTGGTGAGGAAGAAGCTGTCTCCAAAGGAAGGAGGAGGCTGGCTGTCTGGCACTTTGTTCTGCACCCATTTCAGAGTAGCCTTTGTACCACAGGACAGTCCGAGGTCAGAT GACAATGCTGATCCACTGCTTCTCGGAGACCATGACGTGGCACTTGCCTCCATCGAGAAGGTGGTGGCGG TGGGACCATCCCGGACCAAACAGGTGACCCCTAACTCCTCTCTAAAGTTCACCCCCGAGGAGCTGGTGCTGTACTGCAGAGACCTTAGGGTGCTGTGCTTTCTGTTTGACCGTCTGACTCCTGATACACAGGCCGTGGAG ATTACATACACCATTGCCAAGACATACCAGCCACTGAAGCCTGAAACTATCCTGTCCTTCCAGAACGCAGCGTTGGGGAGTATTG AAATGAAGCAGTTCTTGAGTAACCGACGGCGGGACCCTGGCATGAACTGGTTTGAGAGCTCGGCCGACTGGGAGCAGGAGCTGGAAAGGACTGGGGCGACTGGCTGGAGGGCCAGCTCCGTCAACGATCGCTTTGAAATGTCCACCAG CCTTTCGAGGTTTAACGTGGTTCCTCAGAAAGTCCTGGACACAGAGCTGAAGAAAACATTCGCCCATTTCAACGAGGGACGCATCCCT CGTTGGTGTTGGCGTCATCCCTGCGGCAGTGACCTGCTGCGAATGGCCAGCTTCCAGAACAACATTTACCACGAGAAGGACGATATCAG GAACCTGGAGCTGATTCTGTTCGGTGGACAGGCGCagtgtgtggtggtggatctCGGAGAAGAGATGCCATCGGCTGCAGATGTGCAGCTCGCACACACACGACTGCGAGCCCTGTGCCTTGGGG ACATTTCGTCATCGGTGTCCGTGCCAGATGACAAGTGGCTTTCCACTCTGGAGGGAACACACTGGCTGGACTACATCAG atGCTGTCTGAGAAAAGCTGCAGAAGTTGCATGCTTGCTCCGAAGAGGCCACCTGACTGTTGTGCTGCAAG AGCCAGAGGACCGGGACATGAACTGCGTGGTGTCCAGCCTGGTGCAGGTTATGTGTGACCCTCACAGCCGGACCGTGGGTGGATTTCAGGGCCTGGTGCAGAAGGAGTGGGTCATGGCCGGACACCGCTTTCTCAGTCGCATCAACTACCACAGAGACAGTGACAaagaagag GCCCCCATCTTCCtgttgtttctggactgtgtgtGGCAGCTGTGGGCTCAGTTCCCCGCTCGCTTCCAGCTGACTGAGGACTATCTGCTGGCTCTGCACGACAGTCTTCACCTGCCTCTCTTCAGCACTTTCCTCGCTAACTGCCAGAGAGAACGCTGCAGACGCTcacag CACCTGCCCCAGAGCTACACCCCTGTGAACGGTCTGAGGGAGCTGCCCCGGAGCTGTGCCGAGGAGCCGGTGGACCCTCCTTACCCTCCGGTGTGGGACTGGTCTCTGCAGTACAGCGGTCACAGACGAGCGCTCTTCACCCAGCCTGTCTGCCAGCCCCGCTCCCCGGCTCCCGTCCTCAACGGCAACTTCAACACCAACACAAACCTGGAGCCCGCCTGG caaagTGACGGTGTCCCGGGCTCTGTGTTCCTGCTCTCGCGGAGCTCTTTCTCCTGCCCCTCCAACCTTCTGCCGTGGAGAAGTGGAGGATCAGGTTCGTACAGAAAGAGCCACCGCAGAGCTCCGTCCTCAGAGAGCCTGCCCGCTCTGGAGCGCCTCATTAAAGCCTGCGGTCAGCCAGATCCCCAGCAAGACCTCCAGGACCCCCACCAGCCTCTCGTCCCCCTTCTGCTGGGGCCCTGCGTGCGCGTCTGGAGGAACTGTTACCTGAGAGGAGCACTGCATGCGCAG GCTTTTACGCATCCAATGTCTTCCAACTCGCGGCACCCTGTGGAGCGTCTGGCCTCAGAGGTGGAGCACCTGCGAGAGCGTCTGGCCCAGGCCTCGACGGGACGCCCCGCAAACCGCAAGCGACACGAACACCGCCGCCTCGACTCCAACCTCAACCAGAACGCCAACAACGGCACcttcctcttctcctcctcgtcctcttcctcctcctcgtcctcttcctcctcttcctcttcttcgtCTTCCTCATCCAGGACATCCCAGCAGGAGAGTCCTGGACGGGTTTCTGGGCGTCCCCCAACAGCCTCTCGTCACAGAGACGGTGGCAGCAAGCACACGTTTCTCTTCGGCCACCAGGGGGAGCCCCAGGGCAACCAACGCTACACCCCCAGCCCCAGTGCCAAACTGCCTAAGAACAGTGGGCCTGCAGGGGCCAAGACCCACTGA
- the mtmr11 gene encoding myotubularin-related protein 11 isoform X2, which produces MNQSGLNARGREMFGLCCLPGECVLQRAILVRKKLSPKEGGGWLSGTLFCTHFRVAFVPQDSPRSDDNADPLLLGDHDVALASIEKVVAVGPSRTKQVTPNSSLKFTPEELVLYCRDLRVLCFLFDRLTPDTQAVEITYTIAKTYQPLKPETILSFQNAALGSIEMKQFLSNRRRDPGMNWFESSADWEQELERTGATGWRASSVNDRFEMSTSLSRFNVVPQKVLDTELKKTFAHFNEGRIPRWCWRHPCGSDLLRMASFQNNIYHEKDDIRNLELILFGGQAQCVVVDLGEEMPSAADVQLAHTRLRALCLGDISSSVSVPDDKWLSTLEGTHWLDYIRCCLRKAAEVACLLRRGHLTVVLQEPEDRDMNCVVSSLVQVMCDPHSRTVGGFQGLVQKEWVMAGHRFLSRINYHRDSDKEEAPIFLLFLDCVWQLWAQFPARFQLTEDYLLALHDSLHLPLFSTFLANCQRERCRRSQHLPQSYTPVNGLRELPRSCAEEPVDPPYPPVWDWSLQYSGHRRALFTQPVCQPRSPAPVLNGNFNTNTNLEPAWQSDGVPGSVFLLSRSSFSCPSNLLPWRSGGSGSYRKSHRRAPSSESLPALERLIKACGQPDPQQDLQDPHQPLVPLLLGPCVRVWRNCYLRGALHAQAFTHPMSSNSRHPVERLASEVEHLRERLAQASTGRPANRKRHEHRRLDSNLNQNANNGTFLFSSSSSSSSSSSSSSSSSSSSSSRTSQQESPGRVSGRPPTASRHRDGGSKHTFLFGHQGEPQGNQRYTPSPSAKLPKNSGPAGAKTH; this is translated from the exons ggGAGTGTGTCCTACAGAGAGCCATCCTGGTGAGGAAGAAGCTGTCTCCAAAGGAAGGAGGAGGCTGGCTGTCTGGCACTTTGTTCTGCACCCATTTCAGAGTAGCCTTTGTACCACAGGACAGTCCGAGGTCAGAT GACAATGCTGATCCACTGCTTCTCGGAGACCATGACGTGGCACTTGCCTCCATCGAGAAGGTGGTGGCGG TGGGACCATCCCGGACCAAACAGGTGACCCCTAACTCCTCTCTAAAGTTCACCCCCGAGGAGCTGGTGCTGTACTGCAGAGACCTTAGGGTGCTGTGCTTTCTGTTTGACCGTCTGACTCCTGATACACAGGCCGTGGAG ATTACATACACCATTGCCAAGACATACCAGCCACTGAAGCCTGAAACTATCCTGTCCTTCCAGAACGCAGCGTTGGGGAGTATTG AAATGAAGCAGTTCTTGAGTAACCGACGGCGGGACCCTGGCATGAACTGGTTTGAGAGCTCGGCCGACTGGGAGCAGGAGCTGGAAAGGACTGGGGCGACTGGCTGGAGGGCCAGCTCCGTCAACGATCGCTTTGAAATGTCCACCAG CCTTTCGAGGTTTAACGTGGTTCCTCAGAAAGTCCTGGACACAGAGCTGAAGAAAACATTCGCCCATTTCAACGAGGGACGCATCCCT CGTTGGTGTTGGCGTCATCCCTGCGGCAGTGACCTGCTGCGAATGGCCAGCTTCCAGAACAACATTTACCACGAGAAGGACGATATCAG GAACCTGGAGCTGATTCTGTTCGGTGGACAGGCGCagtgtgtggtggtggatctCGGAGAAGAGATGCCATCGGCTGCAGATGTGCAGCTCGCACACACACGACTGCGAGCCCTGTGCCTTGGGG ACATTTCGTCATCGGTGTCCGTGCCAGATGACAAGTGGCTTTCCACTCTGGAGGGAACACACTGGCTGGACTACATCAG atGCTGTCTGAGAAAAGCTGCAGAAGTTGCATGCTTGCTCCGAAGAGGCCACCTGACTGTTGTGCTGCAAG AGCCAGAGGACCGGGACATGAACTGCGTGGTGTCCAGCCTGGTGCAGGTTATGTGTGACCCTCACAGCCGGACCGTGGGTGGATTTCAGGGCCTGGTGCAGAAGGAGTGGGTCATGGCCGGACACCGCTTTCTCAGTCGCATCAACTACCACAGAGACAGTGACAaagaagag GCCCCCATCTTCCtgttgtttctggactgtgtgtGGCAGCTGTGGGCTCAGTTCCCCGCTCGCTTCCAGCTGACTGAGGACTATCTGCTGGCTCTGCACGACAGTCTTCACCTGCCTCTCTTCAGCACTTTCCTCGCTAACTGCCAGAGAGAACGCTGCAGACGCTcacag CACCTGCCCCAGAGCTACACCCCTGTGAACGGTCTGAGGGAGCTGCCCCGGAGCTGTGCCGAGGAGCCGGTGGACCCTCCTTACCCTCCGGTGTGGGACTGGTCTCTGCAGTACAGCGGTCACAGACGAGCGCTCTTCACCCAGCCTGTCTGCCAGCCCCGCTCCCCGGCTCCCGTCCTCAACGGCAACTTCAACACCAACACAAACCTGGAGCCCGCCTGG caaagTGACGGTGTCCCGGGCTCTGTGTTCCTGCTCTCGCGGAGCTCTTTCTCCTGCCCCTCCAACCTTCTGCCGTGGAGAAGTGGAGGATCAGGTTCGTACAGAAAGAGCCACCGCAGAGCTCCGTCCTCAGAGAGCCTGCCCGCTCTGGAGCGCCTCATTAAAGCCTGCGGTCAGCCAGATCCCCAGCAAGACCTCCAGGACCCCCACCAGCCTCTCGTCCCCCTTCTGCTGGGGCCCTGCGTGCGCGTCTGGAGGAACTGTTACCTGAGAGGAGCACTGCATGCGCAG GCTTTTACGCATCCAATGTCTTCCAACTCGCGGCACCCTGTGGAGCGTCTGGCCTCAGAGGTGGAGCACCTGCGAGAGCGTCTGGCCCAGGCCTCGACGGGACGCCCCGCAAACCGCAAGCGACACGAACACCGCCGCCTCGACTCCAACCTCAACCAGAACGCCAACAACGGCACcttcctcttctcctcctcgtcctcttcctcctcctcgtcctcttcctcctcttcctcttcttcgtCTTCCTCATCCAGGACATCCCAGCAGGAGAGTCCTGGACGGGTTTCTGGGCGTCCCCCAACAGCCTCTCGTCACAGAGACGGTGGCAGCAAGCACACGTTTCTCTTCGGCCACCAGGGGGAGCCCCAGGGCAACCAACGCTACACCCCCAGCCCCAGTGCCAAACTGCCTAAGAACAGTGGGCCTGCAGGGGCCAAGACCCACTGA